From the Natrarchaeobaculum aegyptiacum genome, one window contains:
- a CDS encoding ABC transporter substrate-binding protein — protein sequence MSGINRRSFLTRTGVASIGVAGLAGCLGGENGANGESPEDADEIVIGCPTALSGAFAPYGEAERDGGILAAQHLEEEFDVSIEIVEGDSEADPNAAVERIEDMVINDGAHMAFGGVSSAVAIATGSWGTENQVPVSVHGGSDDITGAECASYMFSPYMSNSMQVAPTAPAMADLEDEWFLLYSDYTWGHTARDAYEEALEAEGADVIGAEGVPFPETEYGPYLNAAEQSGADGIALLTAGLDQRSVTQEILSRGIEDEYTFSMHQTEDVSLFGIDPASAALLDVNAQGWSAGLDVPEDWLDEIAQVSDHSPFVRHYMGYVSVDQLVRASMRADSLEGEAIRDELRGHVIENDLIYDLQPTDEQLYWREADNQLVQPTYVTRGLDVDDQQTDPYDVWFEVTDVMQGEEASPEPDPECEL from the coding sequence ATGAGTGGGATCAACAGGCGGAGCTTTCTCACCCGAACAGGCGTGGCTTCGATCGGTGTTGCTGGCCTCGCAGGGTGCCTTGGCGGTGAAAACGGTGCAAACGGCGAGAGTCCCGAGGACGCAGACGAGATCGTCATCGGCTGCCCGACGGCGTTGAGCGGTGCATTCGCGCCCTACGGTGAGGCCGAACGCGACGGTGGCATCCTCGCTGCCCAGCACCTGGAAGAGGAGTTCGACGTCTCGATCGAGATCGTCGAGGGCGACTCCGAGGCCGACCCGAACGCGGCCGTCGAGCGAATCGAGGACATGGTGATCAACGACGGCGCACACATGGCCTTCGGCGGCGTCAGTTCCGCCGTCGCCATCGCGACCGGTAGCTGGGGGACCGAGAACCAGGTACCCGTCTCGGTCCACGGCGGTAGCGACGACATCACCGGTGCCGAGTGTGCGTCCTACATGTTCAGCCCCTACATGTCGAACTCGATGCAGGTCGCGCCCACCGCGCCGGCGATGGCCGACCTCGAGGACGAGTGGTTCCTGCTGTACTCCGATTACACGTGGGGACACACGGCACGTGACGCCTACGAGGAAGCGCTCGAGGCCGAAGGAGCGGATGTCATCGGAGCGGAAGGCGTGCCGTTCCCCGAGACCGAGTACGGCCCGTACCTGAACGCGGCCGAGCAGTCCGGAGCCGACGGAATCGCGTTGCTGACCGCTGGGCTGGACCAGCGGTCGGTGACCCAGGAAATTCTCAGTCGCGGCATCGAAGACGAGTACACGTTCAGCATGCACCAGACCGAGGACGTCTCGCTCTTCGGAATCGACCCGGCGTCTGCGGCGCTGCTCGACGTGAACGCTCAGGGCTGGAGCGCCGGACTCGACGTGCCCGAAGACTGGCTCGACGAGATCGCACAGGTCTCCGATCACAGCCCGTTCGTCCGTCACTACATGGGCTACGTCTCGGTCGATCAGCTCGTCCGGGCGTCGATGCGTGCGGATTCGCTCGAGGGCGAGGCGATCCGCGACGAACTGCGTGGCCACGTGATCGAGAACGACCTGATCTACGACCTCCAGCCGACCGACGAACAGCTGTACTGGCGCGAGGCGGACAACCAGCTCGTCCAGCCGACCTACGTTACCCGCGGGCTCGACGTCGACGATCAGCAGACCGATCCGTACGACGTCTGGTTCGAGGTGACAGACGTGATGCAAGGCGAGGAGGCCTCGCCCGAACCGGACCCGGAGTGTGAACTGTAA
- a CDS encoding enoyl-CoA hydratase/isomerase family protein, protein MISSTERVHENLRIEYVDVDADSDGDVDSDDGDTATSTDAESGASIARLVMEGSEQSLNAFSPSKVETMATAVESLAGEVDCLVVYGEPVFSVGADLHEIDQKPDEMRSARIDTIAAASNRFIRAVRSFPAPVVAAVTGMAAGGGLGFALAADLIYVHEDATFDTAFARIGLTPDNATPFFLVQTLGPYRTRELLFDPQPIDAETAVDLGLANDVYTGPESEFVDAVTDDLGRLAEGPTEVYARTKELVDSGFSANLDDHLEEERSVITRMGDSETFDEGLEAFFEKRSPNW, encoded by the coding sequence ATGATCTCGAGCACAGAGCGCGTTCACGAGAACCTACGCATCGAATACGTCGACGTCGACGCCGATAGCGACGGCGACGTCGACAGTGACGACGGCGACACCGCGACCAGCACCGACGCTGAGAGCGGAGCCAGTATCGCCCGTCTCGTCATGGAAGGAAGCGAGCAATCGTTGAACGCCTTCTCACCGTCGAAGGTCGAAACGATGGCGACGGCCGTCGAGTCGCTCGCCGGCGAGGTCGACTGTCTCGTCGTCTACGGCGAACCGGTCTTCTCCGTCGGTGCCGACTTACACGAGATCGACCAGAAGCCCGACGAGATGCGTTCGGCCAGAATCGACACGATCGCGGCCGCGTCGAACCGCTTCATCCGGGCGGTTCGAAGCTTCCCGGCACCGGTCGTCGCCGCCGTCACCGGCATGGCCGCCGGGGGCGGTCTCGGCTTCGCACTCGCTGCTGACCTGATCTACGTCCACGAAGACGCGACCTTCGACACCGCGTTCGCCCGGATCGGACTCACGCCCGACAACGCGACGCCGTTTTTCCTCGTCCAGACGCTCGGTCCCTATCGGACGCGGGAGTTGCTGTTCGACCCCCAGCCGATCGACGCCGAGACCGCAGTCGACCTCGGGCTGGCCAACGACGTCTACACCGGTCCCGAATCCGAGTTCGTCGACGCCGTCACCGACGACCTGGGCCGGCTGGCCGAGGGGCCGACCGAGGTGTACGCCCGGACGAAGGAACTCGTCGACTCGGGCTTTAGCGCCAACCTCGACGACCACCTCGAGGAAGAACGCTCGGTCATTACGCGGATGGGCGACTCCGAGACCTTCGACGAGGGGCTCGAGGCGTTCTTCGAGAAGCGCAGTCCCAACTGGTAG
- a CDS encoding ABC transporter ATP-binding protein, whose amino-acid sequence MVAVSEDDLLVVDSIDTYYGESHILFDLSLSVGRGDIVALVGRNGAGKTTTLRSIMGLTPPAAGTVTLGGTDITGFEPHETRKEGISWIPEGRRVFGGLTVEENLRLAAHSGADDQSERFEEIYQRFPRLDERRGQKAGTMSGGEQQMLAIARSLLGPDTDVLLLDEPSEGLAPQIVEDVADIIRELNEEGVTILLVEQNANMALELSDHAYVLENGNIVHESPASALLEDREAMESYLGVK is encoded by the coding sequence GTGGTGGCAGTGTCTGAGGACGATCTGCTCGTCGTCGACTCGATCGATACTTACTACGGCGAGAGCCACATCCTGTTCGACCTCTCGCTGTCGGTCGGTCGCGGTGACATCGTCGCGCTCGTCGGCCGGAACGGGGCCGGCAAGACCACGACCCTCCGCAGCATCATGGGACTGACCCCGCCCGCGGCTGGCACCGTGACACTGGGCGGGACGGATATCACCGGATTCGAGCCACACGAGACCCGGAAAGAGGGAATCTCGTGGATTCCGGAGGGCCGACGCGTCTTCGGCGGGCTGACCGTCGAGGAGAACCTGCGGCTGGCCGCCCACAGCGGTGCGGACGACCAGAGCGAACGGTTCGAGGAGATCTACCAGCGCTTCCCGCGACTCGACGAGCGGCGGGGCCAGAAAGCCGGGACGATGAGCGGGGGCGAACAGCAGATGCTCGCCATCGCGCGTTCGTTACTCGGCCCCGACACCGACGTGCTGTTGCTCGACGAACCGAGCGAGGGACTGGCCCCGCAGATCGTCGAGGACGTCGCCGACATCATCCGCGAACTGAACGAGGAAGGCGTCACGATCCTGCTGGTCGAACAGAACGCCAACATGGCCCTCGAGCTGTCCGACCACGCCTACGTGCTCGAGAACGGGAACATCGTCCACGAGTCGCCGGCCTCGGCCCTGCTCGAGGACCGTGAGGCGATGGAGAGCTATCTCGGCGTCAAATAG
- a CDS encoding ABC transporter ATP-binding protein, with protein MSDATQSQTAASTDTGMTDVALKTEGLTKKFGTLTAVDGVSLEIPAGGITSIIGPNGAGKTTFFNMVTGKHTPTSGTIEFFGESIVGESPHRIVNRGIVRSFQINNFFQDLTVLENVRLATQAHYSGFAPSDFTRHHAALEEPIADARDILERIQLAEESATPAANLAYGQRRHLELGIALAADPDLLLMDEPTAGMSPDETGEMVELIEAISEEATVVLIEHDVDIVMDISDQIGVLNEGQLLAWGPPETISSDDRVQEAYLGGGGSV; from the coding sequence ATGAGTGATGCTACTCAATCACAGACTGCAGCGTCGACCGACACCGGGATGACCGATGTTGCCCTCAAGACCGAGGGCCTCACCAAGAAGTTCGGGACGCTCACTGCCGTCGACGGCGTCTCACTCGAGATTCCGGCCGGCGGGATCACGTCGATTATCGGTCCGAACGGGGCCGGCAAGACGACCTTCTTCAACATGGTCACGGGCAAGCACACGCCGACGTCGGGGACGATCGAGTTCTTCGGTGAGTCCATCGTCGGCGAGTCGCCCCACCGGATCGTCAACCGGGGGATCGTGCGCTCGTTCCAGATCAACAACTTCTTCCAGGATCTTACGGTCCTCGAGAACGTGCGTCTGGCGACCCAGGCACACTACTCCGGCTTCGCGCCGAGTGACTTCACGCGCCACCACGCCGCCCTCGAGGAACCGATCGCGGACGCTCGCGACATCCTCGAGCGCATCCAGCTTGCAGAGGAGTCTGCGACGCCGGCTGCGAATCTCGCGTACGGGCAGCGCCGGCACCTCGAACTCGGAATCGCGCTGGCGGCCGACCCGGACTTGCTGTTGATGGACGAGCCGACTGCGGGGATGAGCCCGGACGAGACCGGCGAGATGGTCGAGTTGATCGAAGCAATTTCCGAGGAGGCGACGGTGGTGTTGATCGAACACGACGTCGATATCGTCATGGACATCTCCGACCAGATTGGCGTGCTGAACGAGGGACAACTGCTGGCATGGGGGCCACCCGAGACGATCAGCAGCGACGACCGCGTGCAGGAAGCCTACCTCGGAGGTGGTGGCAGTGTCTGA
- a CDS encoding branched-chain amino acid ABC transporter permease translates to MQWFTDFFDRSHALETGSEILSSRGRLAVAIAVVLLAVVAPVINVFEPFWLNILVRMLIFALLALSLDFIFGYAGLLSFGHAAMFGAGGYAAALLMREYTQNLFVVLPASIVVGVIVAAIIGWLSVRAKGIYFAMLTLAFAQMFYVIAFTDLPATILDVDEVTGADDGLVGVAGFELFGEPIHQLAGLDHRLLYFYMTLALVVVSLAAIVRLANSPFGRVLQAIRENEERVEFIGYNVTRYKVIAFSISGGFAGLAGGLYVPFQSVAHPGLLHWEISGELIVMLLLGGLGTLWGPMLGAGLVVLVEDLLGGVASWEIILGGIFIVVVIFAPRGLAGILISIRNDPSQALTNARKTLRNYIEKVKG, encoded by the coding sequence ATGCAGTGGTTCACCGACTTCTTCGATCGGAGTCACGCGCTCGAGACGGGCAGCGAGATCCTCTCCTCTCGCGGCCGGCTCGCGGTGGCCATCGCGGTCGTGTTGCTGGCCGTCGTCGCACCGGTCATCAATGTGTTCGAGCCGTTCTGGCTGAACATCCTGGTGCGGATGCTGATCTTCGCACTGCTCGCACTGAGCCTCGACTTCATCTTTGGCTACGCCGGCTTGCTCTCGTTCGGTCACGCCGCGATGTTCGGGGCTGGCGGTTACGCGGCTGCACTGCTGATGCGGGAGTACACCCAGAACCTGTTCGTCGTGTTACCAGCTTCCATCGTCGTGGGTGTCATCGTCGCCGCGATCATCGGCTGGCTGAGCGTGCGTGCGAAGGGAATCTACTTCGCGATGCTGACGCTCGCCTTCGCCCAGATGTTCTACGTCATCGCGTTTACCGACCTGCCAGCGACCATCCTCGACGTCGACGAGGTAACTGGCGCTGACGACGGACTGGTCGGGGTCGCTGGCTTCGAGCTATTCGGCGAGCCGATTCACCAGCTGGCCGGCCTCGATCACCGGCTCCTGTACTTCTACATGACGCTGGCGCTCGTCGTGGTGTCGCTGGCGGCGATCGTTCGGCTCGCGAACTCCCCGTTCGGTCGCGTGTTGCAGGCGATCCGCGAGAACGAAGAGCGCGTCGAGTTCATCGGGTACAACGTTACCCGCTACAAGGTGATCGCCTTCTCGATTAGCGGCGGCTTCGCCGGCCTCGCGGGCGGTCTCTACGTGCCGTTCCAGAGCGTCGCTCACCCCGGCCTGCTCCACTGGGAGATCAGCGGTGAACTGATCGTCATGCTCCTGCTCGGCGGCCTCGGCACCCTCTGGGGGCCGATGCTCGGGGCCGGTCTGGTGGTCCTCGTCGAGGACCTCCTCGGCGGCGTGGCCAGCTGGGAGATCATCCTCGGTGGCATCTTCATCGTGGTCGTGATCTTCGCACCACGAGGACTTGCCGGGATCCTGATTTCGATCCGGAACGATCCGAGTCAGGCACTCACGAACGCCAGAAAAACGCTTCGCAATTACATCGAGAAGGTGAAAGGATAA
- a CDS encoding branched-chain amino acid ABC transporter permease: MLEVFIRSTFLGLQLGMTFALIAAGLTLIFGMMDVINFAHGALYMLGAYFGTVIAGTFGNYWLALLLAPLFVGLIGAAIEIFSLRPLYGRNPLYHILLTFGFAIAIQGAIVLIFGGQSRRIDVPTVLEGTIQVGPVTYPVYWLFVLIVSTVLIALIWIGIERSNLGILMRASAHDTEMVNALGIDVNKVFTGVFVFGAILAGIAGVLLGGSRSVHPGMGMGIIIEAFVIVVIGGLGSFRGAVYAALLVGLVTAYGSVIAPTLTELFLFAMMAIVLIIKPSGLFGATEAA; the protein is encoded by the coding sequence ATGCTAGAAGTGTTTATTCGATCGACGTTCCTGGGCCTCCAGCTCGGGATGACCTTCGCCCTGATCGCCGCGGGGCTGACGCTCATCTTCGGCATGATGGACGTCATCAACTTCGCCCACGGCGCGCTCTACATGCTGGGTGCGTACTTCGGAACGGTCATCGCCGGCACGTTCGGGAACTACTGGCTGGCGTTGCTCCTGGCACCGCTGTTCGTGGGCCTGATCGGGGCGGCCATCGAGATCTTCTCGCTTCGCCCGCTCTACGGCCGCAACCCGCTGTATCACATCCTGCTCACCTTCGGGTTTGCGATCGCGATTCAGGGGGCGATCGTCCTGATTTTCGGCGGCCAATCCAGACGGATCGACGTCCCGACCGTTCTCGAGGGCACGATTCAGGTCGGCCCAGTTACCTATCCGGTCTACTGGCTGTTCGTGCTGATCGTCAGCACGGTCCTGATCGCCCTGATCTGGATCGGAATCGAGCGGAGCAACCTCGGGATCCTGATGCGTGCGAGCGCCCACGACACCGAGATGGTCAACGCCCTCGGCATCGACGTCAACAAGGTGTTTACCGGCGTCTTCGTCTTCGGTGCCATACTCGCCGGAATCGCCGGTGTCCTGCTCGGGGGTTCGCGCTCTGTCCACCCCGGGATGGGGATGGGAATCATCATCGAGGCGTTCGTCATCGTCGTCATCGGCGGGCTGGGGAGTTTCCGCGGGGCCGTCTACGCGGCCCTGCTGGTCGGGCTCGTCACGGCCTACGGCTCCGTGATCGCACCGACTCTGACGGAGCTGTTCCTGTTCGCGATGATGGCGATCGTCCTGATCATCAAACCAAGTGGCCTGTTCGGGGCCACGGAGGCAGCATAG
- a CDS encoding ABC transporter substrate-binding protein, protein MSQGDSGTSESRTVGTTSQTISRRGYLAGAGAVGAAALAGCAGGEDDDTLTVGFALPYTGTYAMLGESITNGFELYIDEHDGEVNGREVEFVERDTEADTNRGVDVTRELLVEYQADAIVGPVSSAVAMAMIDTVQSEANSIWFNANAGDYRVTQDGCTPYHFRTSFNDWQTSAPLAEFVYDEVADNVCLAYADYAFGVNSKDFFAEEFEDLGGEVVDEVGAPLGTDDYSSYLGQIEDSGAEAVFSFFAGDDAVNYVNQFSDFGLDEEMTQTGSGFLLSGDTLPAQGDSALGMYSLLHYADTLDTDRNQTFYDAYADAYGEGPNVYACQGYDSAQAFAAAVEETGSSDADDLIPALEGLQIDSPRGPLAFNSETHDPVHNLYVREVVEGDDGPENEVIETFEDIEGPTWGCSL, encoded by the coding sequence ATGTCTCAGGGAGACAGTGGTACGAGCGAATCGCGAACCGTGGGGACGACATCACAAACGATTTCACGACGAGGCTATCTCGCAGGTGCTGGAGCCGTCGGTGCGGCGGCGCTGGCTGGCTGTGCCGGCGGCGAAGACGACGACACGTTGACGGTGGGCTTTGCGCTTCCGTACACGGGGACCTACGCGATGCTCGGCGAGAGCATCACCAACGGCTTCGAGTTGTATATCGACGAACACGATGGCGAGGTAAACGGCCGCGAGGTCGAGTTCGTCGAGCGAGACACCGAAGCCGACACGAACCGCGGCGTCGACGTCACCCGCGAACTGCTCGTCGAGTACCAGGCAGACGCCATCGTCGGCCCGGTCTCGAGTGCGGTCGCGATGGCGATGATCGACACCGTTCAGTCCGAGGCGAATTCAATCTGGTTCAATGCGAACGCTGGCGACTACCGGGTCACACAGGACGGCTGTACGCCGTATCACTTCCGGACCTCGTTCAACGACTGGCAGACCTCCGCGCCGCTCGCGGAGTTCGTCTACGACGAGGTCGCCGACAACGTCTGTCTGGCCTACGCTGACTACGCGTTCGGCGTGAACTCGAAGGACTTCTTCGCCGAGGAGTTCGAGGACCTCGGCGGCGAGGTCGTCGACGAAGTCGGTGCGCCGCTTGGCACCGACGACTACTCCTCGTACCTCGGCCAGATCGAGGACAGCGGTGCGGAGGCGGTGTTCTCGTTCTTCGCGGGTGACGACGCGGTCAACTACGTCAACCAGTTCAGTGACTTCGGCCTCGACGAGGAGATGACCCAGACCGGCAGCGGCTTCCTGCTCTCGGGTGACACCCTGCCCGCCCAGGGTGACTCCGCACTCGGCATGTACTCGCTGTTGCACTACGCCGACACGCTCGACACCGATCGCAACCAGACGTTCTACGACGCCTACGCCGACGCCTACGGCGAGGGACCGAACGTGTACGCGTGTCAGGGGTACGACTCCGCGCAGGCGTTCGCCGCCGCAGTCGAGGAAACGGGCAGTTCCGACGCCGACGACCTGATCCCCGCACTCGAGGGACTCCAGATCGACAGCCCGCGTGGACCGCTGGCGTTCAACTCCGAGACGCACGACCCGGTCCACAACCTCTACGTCCGCGAGGTCGTCGAGGGTGACGATGGTCCCGAGAACGAGGTCATCGAGACGTTCGAAGACATCGAGGGCCCCACCTGGGGCTGCAGCCTCTAG
- a CDS encoding CoA transferase subunit A, with amino-acid sequence MATDSEPLAEAVSRIEPGSSIATGLALEHAIPFAAGHELLRQGIDDLTLIGPISDLLFDQLVGGDAVSAVRAAWAGNVSAGTGYRFREAVEDGRIEVEDHSNFSIALSLKAAAMGVPYLPTRSILGSDIFERNDRFLESTDPFTEETVALIPAISPDWTIVHAQRASPQGDAHLWGNTGITDPAVGAADNVLVTAEEIVDPEVITSDPSRVAITREQVTAVAEVPFGAHPSPVAGYYNRDNEYYLEYSQQTKTQEAFDEWAETWVYGVDSREEYRDLVEADLSITEPTVAAEVQYGQ; translated from the coding sequence ATGGCAACAGACTCGGAGCCACTGGCCGAGGCTGTGTCTCGCATCGAGCCCGGAAGCTCGATCGCGACCGGCCTCGCGCTCGAGCACGCCATCCCGTTTGCCGCGGGACACGAACTGCTCAGACAGGGAATCGACGATCTGACGCTCATCGGGCCGATCAGCGACCTGCTGTTCGACCAGCTCGTCGGCGGCGATGCGGTGTCGGCGGTCCGGGCCGCGTGGGCGGGCAACGTCAGCGCCGGAACCGGCTACCGGTTCAGGGAGGCCGTCGAAGACGGCCGCATCGAGGTCGAAGATCACTCGAACTTCAGTATCGCCCTCTCGCTCAAAGCGGCCGCAATGGGCGTCCCGTACCTGCCGACGCGCTCGATCCTCGGCAGCGACATCTTCGAGCGCAACGACCGCTTCCTCGAGTCGACCGATCCGTTCACCGAGGAGACGGTGGCGCTGATTCCCGCCATCTCCCCCGACTGGACGATCGTTCACGCCCAGCGAGCCAGCCCGCAGGGCGACGCTCACCTCTGGGGGAATACCGGCATCACCGATCCCGCCGTCGGTGCCGCCGACAACGTCCTCGTCACCGCAGAGGAGATCGTCGACCCCGAGGTCATCACGAGCGACCCGAGCCGGGTCGCCATCACTCGCGAGCAGGTGACCGCCGTCGCCGAAGTCCCCTTCGGCGCTCACCCCTCGCCCGTCGCCGGCTACTACAACCGGGACAACGAGTATTACCTCGAGTACAGCCAGCAGACGAAGACACAGGAAGCGTTCGACGAGTGGGCCGAGACGTGGGTCTACGGCGTCGACAGTCGCGAGGAGTACCGCGACCTCGTCGAGGCAGACCTCTCGATCACCGAACCGACCGTCGCCGCGGAGGTGCAGTATGGCCAGTGA
- a CDS encoding CoA-transferase subunit beta, with translation MASEYTDRELMVTAAASEIDDGDVAFVGMRLPLIAFQVAVSTHAPNAMAVYESGVVRDSPADGFIHTMCDLPNLNEAVSTTGMIDIMSRLQRGDVDVGFLGGAEIDRYGNLNTTWVDAGDREIRLPGSGGACDIAAMAGRTVLLMPHEPRRFVEEVNYVTSPGYASDGSARENHPAPGGGPSALVTSKATFGFDDAGELYLRSLHPGEDADEVLEAFPWDVNTAEDVGEGSVTTTAEPTAEELELVRTFDPDGFWT, from the coding sequence ATGGCCAGTGAGTACACCGACCGGGAACTGATGGTGACCGCCGCCGCGAGCGAGATCGACGACGGCGACGTCGCCTTCGTCGGGATGCGCCTGCCGCTGATCGCCTTCCAGGTCGCCGTCAGCACCCACGCCCCGAACGCGATGGCCGTCTACGAGAGCGGCGTCGTCAGGGACTCTCCCGCCGACGGCTTCATCCACACGATGTGCGACCTGCCGAACCTGAACGAGGCCGTCTCGACGACCGGCATGATCGACATCATGTCCCGCCTCCAGCGTGGCGACGTCGACGTCGGCTTCCTCGGCGGTGCCGAAATCGACCGCTACGGCAACCTCAACACGACGTGGGTCGACGCCGGCGACCGGGAGATCCGGCTGCCCGGCAGCGGCGGCGCCTGTGACATCGCCGCCATGGCCGGCCGGACGGTGCTGCTCATGCCCCACGAACCCCGCCGGTTCGTCGAGGAAGTCAACTACGTCACCAGCCCCGGCTACGCCAGCGACGGCTCCGCCCGGGAGAACCATCCCGCACCCGGCGGCGGTCCAAGTGCCCTCGTCACCTCGAAGGCCACGTTCGGCTTCGACGACGCCGGCGAACTCTACCTCCGGAGCCTCCACCCCGGCGAAGACGCCGACGAGGTTCTCGAGGCGTTCCCGTGGGACGTCAACACCGCCGAGGACGTCGGCGAGGGAAGCGTGACCACGACGGCCGAACCGACCGCCGAGGAACTCGAGCTGGTCCGGACCTTCGATCCGGACGGGTTCTGGACCTGA
- a CDS encoding acyl-CoA synthetase — translation MQPTIPEEYLPDESAAPDYVYTTPEVHYPKHVNVADELVDRHVREGRGDNVAIYFEDEEITYADLQERVNRMGNALRDLGIEAGDRVVVRFPNRPEAVVTCLAVQKIGGVALPSMKLLRAKELDYIINNAEAKAVVVYDDLVDEIDKALPDLETVENVIVAERNDVDHDHHSYDELVEAADSELEAYETERDDLALMLYTSGTTGRPKGAIHTHRQILATADTYARYCLEPTEDDVFGGNPPLPFAYGYGDLVTFPLRFGASTSLVEDASPADLLEAIENHGITVLCSIPTAFNQILSQHPDGPEEYDVSSLRVGMSAGEPLTPNTFENFEEAYGIDLLDGIGTTEMLHIFISHRHDDEEIDPTATGFPVPGYEAKIIDPDTGEELERGESGLLAVRGPTGIEYWDRPEKQADAVEDGWSIPGDIFVMREDGRLEYKSRRDDLIISSGYNIPGPEVEAVVEEHEAVSEVAVVGSPHEERGEIVKAFVVLEEGHEGSDDLVDEIQNHVKNTLAPYKYPRDVEFCQSLPRTETGKIRRTELRDQEREKTAEAQ, via the coding sequence ATGCAGCCTACCATTCCGGAGGAGTACTTGCCAGACGAATCGGCCGCTCCGGACTACGTGTACACCACGCCAGAGGTGCACTACCCGAAGCACGTCAACGTCGCCGACGAACTCGTCGACCGCCACGTTCGCGAGGGACGGGGAGACAACGTCGCGATTTACTTCGAGGACGAAGAGATCACCTACGCCGACCTTCAGGAGCGAGTAAACCGGATGGGCAACGCCCTGCGTGACCTCGGCATCGAGGCCGGCGACCGGGTCGTCGTCCGCTTCCCGAACCGACCCGAGGCCGTCGTCACCTGTCTCGCCGTCCAGAAGATCGGTGGCGTCGCCCTCCCCTCGATGAAACTCCTGCGCGCGAAGGAACTCGACTACATCATCAACAACGCCGAGGCGAAGGCCGTCGTCGTCTACGACGATCTCGTCGACGAGATCGACAAGGCACTGCCCGACCTCGAGACCGTCGAGAACGTGATCGTCGCCGAGCGAAACGACGTCGACCACGACCACCACAGCTACGACGAGCTTGTCGAGGCGGCCGACTCCGAGCTCGAGGCCTACGAGACCGAACGCGACGACCTCGCGTTGATGCTCTACACCAGCGGGACGACCGGTCGCCCGAAGGGCGCGATCCACACCCACCGTCAGATCCTCGCGACCGCGGACACCTACGCGCGATACTGCCTCGAGCCGACCGAAGACGACGTCTTCGGAGGCAACCCGCCGCTTCCGTTCGCCTACGGCTACGGCGACCTCGTCACGTTCCCGCTCCGGTTCGGCGCCAGCACCAGCCTCGTCGAAGACGCGAGCCCGGCAGACCTGCTCGAGGCCATCGAGAACCACGGCATCACCGTCCTCTGTTCGATCCCCACCGCGTTCAACCAGATCCTCTCCCAGCACCCCGACGGCCCCGAAGAGTACGACGTCTCCTCGCTGCGCGTCGGCATGAGCGCCGGCGAGCCCCTGACGCCGAACACGTTCGAGAACTTCGAGGAGGCCTACGGCATCGACCTCCTCGACGGCATCGGGACGACGGAGATGCTCCACATCTTCATCAGTCACCGCCACGACGACGAGGAAATCGACCCGACCGCGACTGGCTTCCCGGTCCCCGGTTACGAGGCCAAGATCATCGACCCCGACACCGGCGAGGAACTCGAGCGCGGGGAGTCCGGCCTGCTCGCCGTCCGCGGCCCCACTGGTATCGAGTACTGGGACCGCCCCGAGAAGCAAGCCGACGCCGTCGAGGACGGCTGGTCGATCCCCGGCGACATCTTCGTCATGCGCGAGGACGGCCGCCTCGAGTACAAGTCCCGGCGCGACGACCTCATCATCTCGAGTGGCTACAACATTCCCGGACCCGAAGTCGAGGCCGTCGTCGAGGAACACGAGGCAGTCTCGGAAGTGGCCGTCGTCGGGAGTCCACACGAAGAGCGCGGTGAAATCGTGAAGGCGTTCGTCGTCCTCGAGGAGGGCCACGAGGGCTCCGACGACCTCGTCGACGAGATCCAGAACCACGTCAAGAACACCCTCGCACCGTACAAGTACCCGCGAGACGTCGAGTTCTGTCAGTCGCTTCCCCGCACGGAGACGGGCAAGATCCGCCGCACCGAACTGCGCGATCAGGAACGCGAGAAAACGGCCGAAGCACAGTAG
- a CDS encoding 2Fe-2S iron-sulfur cluster-binding protein — protein sequence MVETYTVEFVDENRTIEVPEDKPILEAAEEAGLRPSYQCRMGVCGVCSAMLLEGEVDQSEGMFLSDSEQEEGYVLTCIAKPRSDLRLRTDESP from the coding sequence ATGGTCGAAACGTACACCGTCGAATTCGTCGACGAGAACCGGACGATCGAGGTCCCGGAGGACAAGCCGATCCTCGAGGCAGCCGAGGAAGCTGGCTTGCGCCCTTCCTACCAGTGTCGCATGGGCGTCTGTGGCGTCTGCAGCGCGATGTTGCTCGAGGGTGAGGTCGATCAGTCCGAGGGGATGTTCCTCTCGGATTCAGAGCAGGAAGAAGGCTACGTCCTCACCTGTATCGCGAAACCGCGGTCGGACCTTCGCCTTCGCACCGACGAGAGCCCCTGA